DNA from Quercus lobata isolate SW786 chromosome 1, ValleyOak3.0 Primary Assembly, whole genome shotgun sequence:
TTGGAGCTGAAGGATGCATTGTGGAGGTGTGCTGTTGCCACAACAGTAAGGGAGTTTGAGAGATGTATGCAGTACATAAgggatttggatgaaaaggCATATGAGTATCTTGCAAACATTGCACCTGCACAATGGACAAGGTCACACTTCACTCCTAGGGCCTTAACAGATTGTTTGGTAAATAATTTGAATGAGTCTTTTAATGCAATGATATTGAAGTCTAGGGACAAGCCTATCTTGGCAATGTTGGAGTGGATTAGGGTTAGACTTATGACTAGGCTTTACACAAAAAGGGAAGGGATACAGAAGTATGCTGGAAAGTTGAGTCCAAGCATACAAGATAGGTTGGAGAAATTAAAGGTTGAAAGTAAGGCATTTAGTGCTACCCCAGCTGGTAGTTTCCTTTATGAGGTAGGCAGTCAGTATGAGAGGCATGTAGTTGATTTGGTGAAGAAGACATGTAGCTGTAGGTCTTGGGATTTAAATGGCATTCCCTGCAAACATGCCATAACAGCCATTTATACAAACATTGAGACACCAGAAGACTATACCCACCCATGCTACttcaaagaaacttacatgGAGATATACAAGGAGGTACTTCCTCCCATGCCTGGCCAGTCAGAATGGGCTGAGACTGGACAGCCTGCTCCCCTGGCACCTCACATATACAAACCACTAGGCAGACCACCCAAGCAAAGAAAGAGGGCTTCTGATGAGCCTAGGAACCCTTACAAAGCAAGTAGACAGAACAGACCTGTAAGATGTGGGAAATGCAAAAAAGAAGGGCATAACTCAAGAGGGTGCAAGGCTGGCATCACTGGGGAGACACCATGGTAGAGGAGACAAAgacttcaaagagaaaaagctgTAAGTTATTAGGatttaaatggcaaaaaaaaaaaagaaaacttgtttttaaactTACAATAGACACTGTATTGAAACTGGGTTTTGTTGCAGGCAAGGGAAGGGGTGCCTGCACCTCAGCCTGCACCTCAGCAGCCTACCCAGACCTACAACATGATGTCTGCCACTCAGCCTTCATCCTCACAGCAAGGAAATCAACCTAGGCCATCTCACAAGAGAGCAGGATggttctcttcctcacaaccagAGTTTCACACACCTAGGGAGACCTGGGATACCTTACCAAGTTCTTCACAGGTAACTTAGTCCTGGATGGTTGTGTAGCTTGGgatattttttaacaagtggatctattttttattttgtagcctTCACATGCAAGTGGGAGCACTGGTGGTGTGAGGACTAGAGGACAGCTTACTGCACAAAGGCCACCAAAAATGAATCCAGTGGGTGGAAAGAGGAAAGTGTAAAGGCAAGAAATGAATGAAGCTAGTGGGTACGCATGCCAGCATTGGGAGTAAAGCTAGTGGGAACATGTGggcctttttggttttttttttttgtgaagatcACTGTTAGCCTTTTGTAATTAtcaattagtgtaaaaaacaaTCACTGCTGGCCTTGGAATgtgcttttttgtaattaaggtACAATACACTccaggttgttattgttatatattACAGTTTGTATGGAACAATATTTGTCCAAACTAGATTATatggaagtttatttattactactacaaattgtgtccaagtatattatttttattgtggaaTGGTATGCACAAccaaattatatgaaaatttatttattgctactacaaattgtgtccaagtatatttttctaatagagTGTATGGGAAGATTTTATTGtggaatggttgttatggtatgcacagccaaattatatggaagtttatttattgctactacaaattgtgtccaagtatatttttctaatatagtGTATGGAAGTTTTTATTGTGAaatggttgttatggtatgcACAGCCAAATTGATAATTGACCATTACTTCTTCCATTGAATGGTTGTTATGATATGcacaaaatacttaataattgaccaattcttcattcattgacACATCAAAACATTACATCAGTAGGCTAGTGCTATTACAATGCAAATTCATTAACACCATTGCCATAACTATCTCTACTAACCAATTAACTACTTCAGGGGCAAGAATCTAGGTCTCTTCACTCCAGAGAACTCAATTAAGCCAAAACGCAAcaacataacaataacaaaaaagatcCATGACAAAATGCATGCAGACTTCCACATTCTTTGCTTCTCTTTAGCAAGAATGGCTTTTTCCTTAGCTTTTGCACAGACAGCTCGagcctttctctccctctccttggTTTTGGCTTCCTCTTCAAGAGCCTTTTCTGCTATTTGCCTAGCTTCTTCTGCCGTTTCCAGAGCTGTCCTTTCCCTCTCATTTGCAAGTTGGAGAGCAGTCTGAAGCCTAGACATCTTCTCTAGAGCCAAAGGTGCAGTTTCATTCCCACGAGGACAGGTTGTGTtatcaatccaaacaaagaaaggacACTTAGGACCAACCTTATAACGGCTACAACCCAAGAACCTCCTCCCAAAATTGTGCAAACTCAAACTTGTTCTCAAAACACAAGTCTGCTCATTGCACATATGTCCACATGAACCCAAGAAATTACCACTCGATGAAGACATCTCAACATAACACGATTCTTGGATTTAGACTTTCACACAGTAAGTTTACACTTGAAcaagatctgaaaccctaaatcAGGAACAGACTCAAATGCAGATGAAAAAACATCACACATACCTTGCCCAGGTTCGATGatgcaaaacaagtgttttctcCCTCTCCACATGCTCCAAACCACGAAGAACAAGCCTGATTGCACCTTGGGTGTCTCTCTCGAAaagtgtttgagtttttgggattttgattcgcgttatgttctgttttggggttaaaaggtgtttttgtaacggcaGAGACCGAGGTGGGTTATGGAGAGTGACGGAAACacacctcaggtgggttaagtgatacttttcaaaccacgggcaggcaaagtgattttcgcccaaaccacaggtgggttatgtgtaattatcccttacAATAAACTTATAGTTTTCGCTTTATAATGATAGCTATATATCATTAAGCTAAGACAATAATTGGTTTAATGTATGTGAGATTTGAAACCAAGTTACTTATTTGAGAACAataaactttatcaattgaacTATTTGGACACCACataaatataatatgatttaaaCTTATGACTTATGCTACATGATACTTGCTCTCTCTATCATCAACCCTAAACACTAAATGGATTTCAAGGTTACTAGGATTTAAACCTAGGTCTCTCATTTAATGACAACAAACTTTATTATTTGAGCTAGCTAAATCCTCAACATTTatacaatatataataatggaagATTAACAATTAATTTTGCTAATCTTTTGTTGGCCATTGgatttttcatttagtttttttaatctGATTTTGCTTACATCATTTTTTCAACTTCAGTGCAAGTATATTTTAATCAACTTTCAATAAAACAATTAGCAAAAAGTCAAATAAGTTAATCCCAAATGAATACATACATCACGTGAGTGACATGTTTCTAATTAATGCTTATTCAATCTTGGCTTCTACATTCCTTACCTCTCCTCTACCCCTccgtctctctttttttttttttttccctattatgTCTTACATTATTGTTACCCTCCCCCCaattcgttctctatttttttttctttcttttattttttttatttactattatttttatacacaaCTCTCTCACACAGTCACACTCTCTCCCAttcattttatgttttgccACTACATTGACAATCACCCCCACAAGCTTTtaaaatccacaaaaaaaaaaaaaaaaaaaatcaaatgttcTTTAGACGTTTTAAGTACCTCTTAAGTTTagtgaataattttttattaacttttttttcccatgttatactctaattttttttttttttttgggacaaaacGTGTTACTCTAATTTTGCTTGTGTTTCTAAATgtcattttcaataatttattttcagttgGTTTGGGTTGTTTTTAATGgttattattatgtttaaaatcataaaatgtgaataaaaataacaattgttatgtaatatcaatttgtataaaataaattatacttgattagttttattttggagGTAAGGAGGAGTTGGGCCTTAGCCCACTTCTCAATAATCCAAAGAAGCTCGTAGCCCACAGCCACatttcaaacccaaacccaagcCCCAGCCATGATGCAGATGAAACATACCCAAAGCCCACAGTTAATAAGTCCAACCTTTCTCACCCCAAATCAAACACTCATTACAGATAGCGTCGGCAAACAGAAGCAACAATCCCTTGAATGATCAAAATGGGGAGGCCAGCGTCGACGATCGAAATCCCTGACAAACGACACAGTTCTGACCGCGATAACGGCCGTTACTCTCCAGATTCCGATAACTCCTTCGAATACAGCAGGCGCCACCACCGTCGTAGCCCTAATTATGACGCCTACGACCGCTATTACGACAACCACGACCGCcgccaccacaaccacaaccaagAACGGAGCTCAAGCCCAAACCCTAGGTCCAGCAAAGCCCAAGACTCTTTGCCCAAGCGATTTGGACGCGATTACCGTAATGGAAACCCGTCCGAGTCCGAGTCTGATGAGGAATTGAAGGGGCTGAACCCTGAGGAGTACCGGAGGCTCAAGAGGCAGAAGATGAGAAGAGCGCTCACTCGTTGTATTTGGAATTGCACGCCGAGTCCGCCTAGGAACGAGAACGAGAACGATAACGAGAAGGCTGACGAGATCTCTGACAAGTACGGTGGAGAAGACGAGTTAATCGGCGGTGAAAAGAGCGATTCAAGCTCGAAAGAGAAGGCGAAGGTGAGTAATCGGAAAGGAAAATCGGAAAGTCAGTCTAATTCCGAGTCTGAATCGGAATCGGAAACCGATGATTCGCGGTcgaggaggaagaggaagaggaagagttCGATTTCGATTTCCAAGAGTAGTAAATACGAATCTGATGAGAGCGAGAGCGAGAGTGAAtcggaggaagaagaagaaaagcgaaagcaaagaaagaaaagcagtAGTAGGAATCGGAGCCGCCATAGGAGTAGCAAAAGAAGCAGTAGAAGAAAAGGGAGTAGTAGTAGGAGAAAGAGTAGGTACAGCAATTCCGATGAGAGTGATGATTCCGATGCTAGCAATCGAGTAAGGTCGAAGAAGAAGCGGAGTCGGAGTAGGAATCTCTCGGATACAGAGAAGGACATTGAGGTTTCGAATTCAGAGGGTTCCGAAGTTGAAAAGGCAGCAATGATGATAGAGGAGGATGGGGAGATGAAAGCTGAAAGCATTGCGGAGGCATTGAATTTTAAGGAGATTTTCGAGGCACAGAAGAAGCCGGCTCTGGATACCGAACCAGTGGTTGGGCCAATGCCCTTGCCTAGAGCCGAAGGGCATATCAGTTATGGTGGCGCACTTAGGCCCGGAGAAGGTGATGCCATTGCTCAGTATGTGCAGCAAGGGAAGCGTATTCCAAGGAGAGGAGAAGTGGGTTTATCTGCAGATGAGATTCAGAAGTTCGAGGGTCTTGGTTATGTGATGAGCGGTAGCAGGCACCAGAGGATGAATGCTATTCGTATTAGGAAGGAAAACCAAGTTTATAGTGCCGAGGATAAGAGGGCGTTGGCTATGTTTAATTACGAAGAGAAGGCCAAGCGTGAGCACAAGGTTATGGCTGATTTGCAGAGATTGGTGCAGCGCCATATAGGGCAGGATGTCGGTCCAAATCATGATCCCTTCAGTGCAACGAAGCCTGCAGATACTGCTGATGCTTGATTTTTATGTATGTGATTGCTACCTGTATTGGTTTGATCTCATGTCcttatattttcttgtaaaCCAGATACTTTTGCTTGTTTACCAAAATGCTACTCTTAGCAATGTTTCATTGATGGTTTGAAGTAATTAGCCAGTACATTAGTCCTTCCAGCACATCGATTGATTGTTTTGGGTTTATAGTCAAATTGAGGGTCAAATTGTCTTCTCCCAGTACTGCTATAATCATCATCCTCTTCCTACATTGAACATGTCATGAGATCATAATTTGACTCCATGTTATATTGATATAGGTGGTAACTCCAATTTTCGTCCTTGCTCCTATTTAAGATGATAGATTCATTCAGATTGTCAAGTCATATGTAAATTCTAGTGGAAGATAGGGAAGCAATGCAAGTTTGCCAATCTGTACAAGTAAGCATATCTAGTTAACTACTGCATGATACATGACTTTAGGTGGATCCATTCCTCCACCTATATAttgtttatcaaaaacaaaaaacaaagttttatatattttaaagttgCTTTATTACAGATTGTTATGACAAACATTCATATTATGCTAAATATACTCTTGAGGCTTTCAAAATAATACCAGGCCTTAGAGCAAATCCTACAAAAAGTGAAATGGGAAGTTAGAAGGAGAATTGAAGGGAATGGCTATTTTACTAATTCTGCCCAAAACAGAGTTTTGTGTTGTGTATGGGGAATTTCTTTAGATGTTCTTAAATCCTCTTCTTCTTAATTCCTTTCCCTTGTTGTGGCTAAGTGATTGTTTTCCTTGTATGAGTTAGTTATGGTGTTCACTGGTGTTCCAGTTTTGCTATTAGGTGCTGTTACTTAAACTTTGCACCCATTTCATTTGATGCAACATTCGTATTGTGCTTCTTTTATTTCCTGAGGGGATTTTACATCTTGCTTTAATAAAAATGGTAGATTTAGGTTCCATGCTtccactttttgtttttcttgctaAATATATCTTGCACTTTTTGGCAAATAAATAGGGCAGCACacttacataaaataattattataaaaataaatatatagtgCAACACCTTCTTGTACTGGAAAGTGGAGATGACCAGTAACTATTAAAAGCATTAGAAATGTTTTAGCAGCCATGTTAATGTTTTGAACAAAGAACTTAAGTGAATTGAGCATTTTGACATTTGTATAAGAGTTTGTTTGAATCTAAAAAggaatttgtttatattatagGGTCTAGCTCCCCTCCAATCTTGAAATCTCCTGTTCTCTCCCATTTTAAAACTGATGGAcacatggaaaaaataaaatccaaaggTTACAAAGATGCCACGCCAAATACAACTTTTTTCCTGGGATGCACGAACGCGGCTCCGGACCCAACGCACCCGCGTCCGACGCGGCAGGATGCGGCTACGCGGGAGGGACGCTGCAGACCGCGCGTCCGTGCCGTGTCGTGCCACGTGGATTTTCCGACTCGCGTCAACACGGCTCAAATCGGCTTCGACGCACGCCGAACTGGACGGATTTGCGCCAATTCAGGCCGAATCGGATCGTATCGGCAGAATATTGGCGTGTTTCGGCCGGAAAAAGGAAATCGGCcggtaaggaaaaaaaaaaaaaaaaccttctggACTGGACTGGACTGGACTGGATCTTTGCTTCTTCGTGTTCTACTGAGTtgttctctgattttttttttttttttgaagtgttcTGTAACttctgtttctctttttttggtaagtacAAAAactccttctttgttttttgtgccTCTCTGACCAAACGTGAGAGCCacatcttcctttcttttttttttcttttttaatgggaaGCTACAGGTGAGGGCctcctattttttttgttttacttattattatctatttattttattattattatttctatactattattattaatattattattattataatatgagttttctataattattatataaaaaagcatgcttagtaatatattaaaaatatttttaataattttttaatcgccaagtctcgccgcacccgcacccacctttttcaaatattgccgagtcccgcacccgtaCCAGCACCCGCACCcaagtcccgaaacgcacccgtgcttcatagcttTTTTCTCACCTAAGAAGTCTGACcaccctctttctctctctccctcctctcCTATTTGCCTCTCTCTACTTCTCCATCACCACCGCCTCTTGAGCATCATAGGCACCGAAATCAGAGCTTGCCAGAGATGAAGGGTAAAACAAGATAGTGGATTAGGAAATTAAAAAGAGCAAAAGATCTTTGTGACCTTATGGGAAGCCAAGCAAGCTATACTGTGAGAGGTAGGTAGGTGTGCAGTTTGCCATTGTTGTCTTTAACTCCACCTTCTCTTGGATAGAAGCCAATGGCGTTGTGGCTAAGCACACCACTCAAGTCCTTGTCTAACATGCCAAGAATGATATAAATTCCCCAAGCACAGACTCACATCTTGTCcattttgggttatttttttaataatttattctctctGATCAAATTgtatttcttgtttcttttcaggttgtggaaattttttattttgtaaaaactttTGAATTGTTCTTTTCAATTAGATGTTAATGTTGTGACTGATTTTGTGGTAACATTGGCAGTGggtattatttatattaaaaagatCTTTTGCTCTTTTTAATTTCCTAATCCATTGTCTTGTTTTACCCTTCCTTCCCAGTAAGCTTTGATTTCGGTGCCTATGATGCTCAGGTGGCGGTGGTgatggagaagaagagagaggcaAATAAGAGAGGAAAGTCTTGTtggggagaaagagaaagagggtgGTTAGACTTCTTAGGTGAGAAAAAAGTTGTATTTGGTATGGCATCTTTGTAACTCATGGATTTTATTTTTGCCACGGGTCTATCATCAGTTTTAAAATGGGAGAAAATGGGAGACTTCAAGAATGTAGGGGAGCCAGACCCTATATTATAAAGAACTTATTCTTGCATCCACGCTTGCTTTATTatttgagaaatgctatgttcacaatattcTCACAGCAAATtctaagtagtaggttgttattggctGTTATAggtggacaaaaaaataatttaagtgatggatttaaattagaaccaataacaacttattacctatgatttgttgtgaaagtgttgtggaaaatgttgtggacgtagctcttcttttattatttatttaattcatttCCAACATTTTGTTGCTAGGTGTCAACTATGGGTAATATTTCTGACAGTATTATCAGTGATTGCTAGTTAGCTCGTTAATTTTGCATTTGGTAGTAGTCACAGACTCACAGTAGTCATTACTCTTACTAATATGATTTTGTATTCTTATACAAAGGTTTGAGCATCCTCTGCTAGTGTATGATTTTtcttaaaagataaaaaagaccACCCTTCCCTATAATTTTCCTTCTTGAAGCATGCACATGTCAATTAATTCTCATGTGTTCTTTGCTCTGCTTGCAGTTGTTTCTGTTTTTATACTGGATTTCAATAATTTTGGAGATTTTTAGGAGATGGTAacctttatatttttgttgaagtcTCTCAGTTTTTACATTCTTTCATTTAGAATCCACATTATTGGAAAGTTGATGTGATATCTACTAGTCTATATAAAAAGTGCGAATGGAGGTTTGAACAGTGATATGTTGAGAAAATTTTTGTCGAGTAAATGCACCGTTTCTAGTAAACGCATTTTGGCTGGGTTGTTATAAGGGCTATTATTACGTTATTACCTTTAGGTCTTTGAagggttgtaacttgtaagacATTTTTGGGTCTTTTTGTAATGATACCAAAGAGGAAGACCTGTGACTGTGAGACATACAGAGGgactgtgagagagagagagagaggcgtgcTCAACCTGCTTGGTATTGTCTTCTCTGTATTTGTACggttgagagggagagagacgTGTATACCTCAATCAACAAGAGACAAGAAGAGAGGGAAGCAAGAGGCATAACTACTCCTATCCTATCCCAATTGCTTTGCTGCTTTTTGCTCTCAACATCCTCTTGATTGCCGACGGTCTCTCTCACATCTAAATCCATTATACATCATAATTCTTCCTTCTGTATTATCTGAATCCATAATCCATCATTTTTTTAACCATCATGGCACTTGCACCATCAATGAACTAGCACTGACAGTGattatgggtccgtttggattgaacttattgttgctgaaaactgaaaatattgtagtaaaataattgttaaatgtgtgaatagtatcgtgagattcgtgaacaatattttttgtctcatgaacagtaaattttgtcTCTCCCTTAAACGCGTGACCGCTGAATCCAAAACCACACTATGAGTCAAAAGTCGTGAAGGATTCAGTGAGAGAGACTTTTCTCGCCCTTTTGCGGCTTTCCCTGAaatttactttaatttgaaGAGGGAGCAAATTCTTTCTCTCAATCAATTATTATTTGACTTCAATTTTCTGTGTTTTGCTGGTTTTCTTTGGAATCAAAAGAAGGAGAGTTAGAGTTTGGTGGAGAATTGGAATCCATTGCGTTGGTGGAGATACTAAGCaaaatgtatatgtttttgTTGTGTCGTCATAGTCAATGTGATAGGTTTTCTGTTTTCCTCAAAGAGttgttgttgtgaaattttaaagtactcgcaagtgtacgaaccgtaccAAAATATAGTTTGACAAGAACAAGGTTGAACCCACAAAGACTTAAATGAACGtagaaaaattaatcaaatcttaacCAGATTAATCCTaatttagtttaataaaaattggttgtttgcaattaaatattctaagcaaataattaaactaagcaaagatataatataaattactaaagagatgtaaacaatctagagaaaggaattaaggttttggaaccCACCTTGTTAATTcttatcagcatatatttacaatcattaatttttcccatttAAATATCTAAAGTATGCTCTTCTTTGCTTCCTagatataaaatcaaatcatcaattgtatctatagccaaacaaatcacaagagatatccaattttaaaatcaagaaataaaaaatcaagcattcaattaattaatacaattgatatgaagtaagaataatttaaatcattaaagaacaactattgtgggaaaaatcaaatcacatactaaacattaaactagacaaataaaatagagaaataaataatCACAATGCTATCATGGAGAAAAAGTTACAAAGAAGCCACATGTGGCAATGCCTCTTGCTCCAATTTTCTGTTTTGCATCccagccctagcactagcctcaGCCTCCTCTGAATTTTGctctaaagagcctttaaataggtcaatgagttctattacaagttgaattcctgttagtagaaaattccaaatttttaggcttcacttaaccgacgaTTTTGGTCCATTTAATGTCATAAttcggacttttggtaaactacaaagttgtagccctttccagcccaacttgaatcatctcgattggacatctaAACTGAAaattatgccaaaaatactaacatATGGAATTCTGATCCgaattggatttggatttggtgtaaatttcctttgatttcttgctccaattggacttaaatttaattgggttagccttctttgacttcatcatggcccttgtaaaagtccattagctttcttctttgcacaaatccacttatttaattccattctcctacaaaagacaaattcacgcaataaaattcaattaagcacaaaattgattattcagcattattccaaaaccaaatataaaatgcatgaattaactcaaaataagtatgataatgctttttaacaatgatataaatatgcaaaattaagttATTATCAATGCACATAGGTTGTAATTAAAAATCAGCTTCTTGTGTGAAGTATTTTTAGCCTCTGGAGTTGAAATCACAGCTACTGAGTTTAAGCATTGATTTTCATGgcaaaaagaatttttcttgAAGAACACAAAATCATGCCCATGAGAGGACATTTCCAATTCCAACCGTCAGTCAATGCTTGAGTTAGAACTTCTTAGATTCCCTCCTCTCCTTATCCATCCTTCCCATGGGACAGATTCTTTGGGGGGCAAAtatgtttttaatgttttttaggcTGCATATATGTTTGAAaacatttgtttttgaaattttcaattcaattagTAATAGAATATTTATGTAATGTAGTTGATATTTAAAACGTATATATTATTACCTTTTTGATATAGACTAATATATATCAAACCTCCATTCACACTTTTTATATagactaatatatatatatatatatatatatcgctTTATTTCATTTCTTCTTTCAATTGGACTATGTTCTCTTGATCTACTTTTCTCAATTGCTCATTCATAAAACAAAATCGTAATGGTGTCAGATTATTGAGGGATTTTGAGATTCAAAGACATGAAGGCGAATGTCCATATggttcttttctcttcttcttttgattttcttggattttatgacgtgttgatgattttgttgaGTTGTGAGTGTTGGCAAATAGGATTAGGATTGGAGGAAATTTTTGCATTTGAAATTGGAGTTTTTGACAGTGCAAACatatatttttgtgaaaaatgcCCAaatgggccttttttttttttttttttttagttctttgtAGTGATGGTTTtgatgtgtttggatttggttAGCTTCTTGTCATGGCAATGGCTATGAGATTTAAAGCATATTTGCAGCTTTCTGTCAGTTCATAAGGAGATTCTTTTGTtcagtttaatttatttatctttgtgtGTGTGGCCAAATTTTTATGACAGCCCATCTATGGCAATTAAATCAGCATCCTCGAAGATATAacatctaatatatatatatatatatatatatatatattatttattggaTATGATTCAATTGGATTGAGTTTTGATTTTAACATGATTTGTTGATATCCTTATtctagataaaaaaattaaaagcattaATGTTTGCTTTGATGAAATATCTATGAGAATGTTGATTTATTTGTGGGTTTGATGATATATCTTCAAGGACGCTGAGTTATTTGTGGTTATAGTGGaggttttggataaataatcTGGTGTGAAAGGCCTTGCAGATCTAATCAAGACAAGTGCTGTTCACATTGCTGATTTTCATAGCATGCTGACTTGCTATCGGATTTGTCATTTCTTTCCACTGGTATCCTTTCCCTTTGcaccttgtgtgtgtgttttttatgattatttCTTATCAATGAAATAGCTCcgttaaaaatattattagaatttaataatttattgccACATTATTACCTTTTGCAATAACTAAATGAGACATTAGTTATTATCAAATTGAAATCATTCATGTAGATGACAGTTTTGGTAGAAATCTTATTGTAGACAAGCTCATCGACCAGTTGCAAACTACCTCTCCCAAGTAGGAGCTTTCTCTCACACATTCCGTGTGACTCTTCCTCCACCTTGTGTGGTCTTCTCCACCATCTGTGGGTGGGTTTCTCCACCACCGTGTGGGTCTTCTCTACCCGTTCCCTTCGTGGTCTCTTTGCTATTTCTCTGAAAATCCCTAAATCTAAATCCCAAAATTCTCAGCTGCATATCAACCATCCACCATCCCATATCTCTCAcatttgtctctttt
Protein-coding regions in this window:
- the LOC115979606 gene encoding NKAP-like protein, which produces MIKMGRPASTIEIPDKRHSSDRDNGRYSPDSDNSFEYSRRHHRRSPNYDAYDRYYDNHDRRHHNHNQERSSSPNPRSSKAQDSLPKRFGRDYRNGNPSESESDEELKGLNPEEYRRLKRQKMRRALTRCIWNCTPSPPRNENENDNEKADEISDKYGGEDELIGGEKSDSSSKEKAKVSNRKGKSESQSNSESESESETDDSRSRRKRKRKSSISISKSSKYESDESESESESEEEEEKRKQRKKSSSRNRSRHRSSKRSSRRKGSSSRRKSRYSNSDESDDSDASNRVRSKKKRSRSRNLSDTEKDIEVSNSEGSEVEKAAMMIEEDGEMKAESIAEALNFKEIFEAQKKPALDTEPVVGPMPLPRAEGHISYGGALRPGEGDAIAQYVQQGKRIPRRGEVGLSADEIQKFEGLGYVMSGSRHQRMNAIRIRKENQVYSAEDKRALAMFNYEEKAKREHKVMADLQRLVQRHIGQDVGPNHDPFSATKPADTADA